GACGGGAAGGCGAAATCGACTCTGGCATATGCTTTCATACCATCGAGCCTGAACTCGCCGAAATCTTCCGGTTCGATTATCCACTTTGCCTTTCTCTCGTCCGGAGTCGATTTAAGCTCCTGATACCACTTTGATGCATAGAAGGACTCAAGGCAACTCTCGAGTTGAAACTCCAGCTCGAATTTCCTTGCGGGAGTGATGATGGCACCATAGTAAGTGTCGAGCAGGAGAGAACCCGCCAGGGTTTCAGAGAAGACCCTTGTAGCTTTTTCCCTTAGATCATCGAGGGGGATCTCCTCGTTCATAGACTGGATCTTTCGGAGAATCGTGGCAATGGCGTCATGGACGATCTGGCCGAGCAGGATAGCAGACGACAGCAGGCTCTTCAGGAAGTCGATTCTCTCCATGATTTCCGGAGGAGCATGTTTCTTTCCGTAGTATTCGAAGTAGTATTGCCTCTTGCAGGTTCGGAATGTGTCATAGCGGGAGAAGGACCATCCTGCAACATCACTGTATT
This genomic window from Acidobacteriota bacterium contains:
- a CDS encoding PD-(D/E)XK nuclease family protein; protein product: MSKRRYEYSDVAGWSFSRYDTFRTCKRQYYFEYYGKKHAPPEIMERIDFLKSLLSSAILLGQIVHDAIATILRKIQSMNEEIPLDDLREKATRVFSETLAGSLLLDTYYGAIITPARKFELEFQLESCLESFYASKWYQELKSTPDERKAKWIIEPEDFGEFRLDGMKAYARVDFAFPSEDGYLNIIDWKTGKRYDQKHAIQMQGYILYAHDVHGFPLEKIRAILEYLSDSDDPVECVMNQAHLESFKKRVRKELTEMHSFCQNVERNFPLSMEYFPLRDDSRACGWCRYRELCSR